Proteins from a genomic interval of Kribbella aluminosa:
- a CDS encoding molybdopterin-dependent oxidoreductase — protein MNQRRGLWWRGALGGVLAALAGLAVGSVVAAVVGTPQTPVVAIGSAFIDRVPPWLKDLAISWFGTHDKTALRIGILLVIAVLAAVGGILSVRRYWAGALITIALSGAAVAAAYTRADSGQTGFLPSMLAGVTALLVLRLFSRRLEPLLASSIDRHGPDDAVSRRGFLQLSAGVALGSAAIAVLGKVVGGNRAAVADARKQLKLPQPPSLAPPAGVQADGAVPWGTANADFYRIDTALSVPQIVPADWKLRIHGMVDRELNLNFDDLLKRQVIHKWVTLTCVSNEVGGDLIGNALWSGVVLKDLLQEAGPSKDADAIKSTSKDGFTAGTPLPTLLDDRQAMLAFAMNGEPLPVEHGFPVRIVVPGLYGYVSATKWLVDIEVTRFDQFEGYWTPRGWSALGPIKLSSRIDTPQNKKVTPGPVTVAGVAWDQHVGVSKVEVRVDGGPWQQATLAADPSVDTWRQWHWTWNAPHGTHLLQVRAFDAQGNPQVESSAPPAPNGATGLHTVSVKVG, from the coding sequence GTGAACCAGCGACGGGGTTTGTGGTGGCGGGGCGCTCTGGGCGGGGTGCTGGCGGCCTTGGCGGGGCTCGCGGTCGGCAGCGTGGTCGCGGCCGTGGTGGGTACGCCGCAGACGCCGGTGGTGGCGATCGGGTCGGCGTTCATCGATCGGGTGCCGCCGTGGCTGAAGGACCTGGCGATCTCCTGGTTCGGGACCCATGACAAGACGGCACTCCGGATCGGGATCCTGCTGGTGATCGCGGTGCTCGCCGCAGTCGGAGGGATTCTCTCCGTACGCCGGTACTGGGCCGGCGCGCTGATCACGATCGCGCTCAGCGGGGCCGCCGTCGCGGCCGCGTACACCCGCGCGGACTCCGGGCAGACCGGATTCCTCCCGTCGATGCTCGCCGGCGTCACTGCGTTGCTCGTACTGCGCCTGTTCAGCCGACGTTTGGAACCCCTGCTGGCCTCTTCGATCGACAGGCACGGCCCGGACGACGCCGTCAGCCGCCGTGGGTTCCTGCAGCTGTCCGCGGGCGTGGCCCTCGGTTCCGCCGCGATCGCCGTACTCGGCAAGGTCGTCGGCGGGAACCGCGCCGCGGTCGCCGACGCCCGCAAGCAGCTCAAGCTCCCGCAGCCGCCGTCCCTGGCACCGCCGGCCGGCGTCCAGGCGGACGGCGCCGTACCGTGGGGCACCGCGAACGCGGACTTCTACCGCATCGACACCGCCCTCTCGGTACCGCAGATCGTGCCCGCGGACTGGAAGTTGCGGATCCACGGCATGGTCGACCGCGAGCTCAACCTCAACTTCGACGACCTGCTGAAACGCCAGGTCATCCACAAGTGGGTCACGCTCACCTGCGTGAGCAACGAGGTCGGCGGCGACCTGATCGGCAACGCGCTCTGGTCGGGTGTCGTGCTGAAGGACCTGCTCCAGGAGGCGGGGCCGTCGAAGGACGCGGACGCGATCAAGTCGACGTCGAAGGACGGCTTCACCGCCGGTACGCCGCTTCCGACGCTGCTCGACGACCGCCAGGCGATGCTGGCGTTCGCGATGAACGGCGAGCCGCTGCCGGTGGAACACGGCTTCCCGGTGCGGATCGTCGTACCCGGGCTGTACGGCTACGTGTCGGCGACGAAGTGGCTGGTCGACATCGAGGTGACGCGGTTCGACCAGTTCGAGGGGTACTGGACGCCGCGCGGGTGGTCGGCGCTCGGGCCGATCAAGCTGTCGTCGCGGATCGACACCCCGCAGAACAAGAAGGTCACACCCGGACCGGTGACGGTGGCCGGTGTGGCCTGGGACCAGCACGTCGGCGTGTCCAAGGTCGAGGTCCGGGTAGATGGGGGCCCTTGGCAACAAGCGACGCTGGCCGCGGACCCGTCGGTGGACACCTGGCGGCAGTGGCACTGGACGTGGAACGCGCCGCACGGCACGCATCTGCTGCAGGTACGGGCGTTCGACGCGCAGGGCAATCCGCAGGTCGAGTCGTCCGCACCACCCGCTCCGAACGGCGCGACCGGCCTGCACACGGTCAGCGTGAAGGTCGGCTGA
- a CDS encoding MarR family winged helix-turn-helix transcriptional regulator translates to MTIAPSLCSPLALADAEPTRAAEPWESDVLTAYGLLREAAAELDHLMRHSLKRSGLQMAMFELLLRLARSNGEKQRLTSLARELTVTTGGITRLVDRAENLGLVRREPCPDDARGSFAVLTEEGKRRLRDALPDHLLEIDSLWMSQLADEQDVVLGKLRRVRDNARRWPNGRPGLGPITPDRI, encoded by the coding sequence ATGACCATCGCGCCTTCGCTTTGCTCGCCCCTAGCGCTCGCCGATGCAGAACCCACTCGCGCCGCCGAACCCTGGGAAAGCGACGTGCTGACGGCCTACGGGCTGCTGCGAGAAGCAGCAGCTGAGCTGGATCACCTGATGCGCCATTCCTTGAAGCGCAGTGGACTGCAAATGGCAATGTTCGAACTGTTGCTACGGCTGGCCCGTAGCAACGGGGAGAAGCAGCGTCTGACCTCCCTTGCCAGGGAGCTGACCGTCACCACTGGTGGCATTACCCGTCTGGTGGACCGAGCCGAGAACCTCGGCCTCGTCCGCCGGGAGCCCTGTCCCGACGATGCCCGCGGCTCGTTCGCCGTCCTGACCGAGGAGGGGAAGCGGCGGCTGCGTGACGCACTGCCGGATCACCTGCTCGAGATCGACAGCCTCTGGATGTCCCAGTTGGCGGACGAGCAGGACGTCGTACTCGGCAAGCTCCGCCGGGTCCGGGACAACGCCCGTCGGTGGCCGAACGGCCGCCCGGGCCTGGGGCCGATCACGCCCGACCGGATCTGA
- a CDS encoding ATP-binding cassette domain-containing protein, giving the protein MAVIEAVELVKEFSRPAVLPGRLPRPRALFSTKRDITRAVNGVNFEVEPGELVGYLGPNGAGKSTTIKMLTGILTPTSGVCRVAGLEPSRDRARNARNIGVVFGQRTQLWYDLPLRDSFEVLADLYNLDRATYRKVSACSPSCSTCRTSWRHRCARCRSASGCVATWSPRCCTNRRSCSSTSRRSGWTWSPRRG; this is encoded by the coding sequence ATGGCGGTGATCGAGGCGGTCGAGCTGGTCAAGGAGTTCAGCCGGCCCGCGGTACTCCCGGGCCGCCTGCCGCGCCCGCGAGCGCTGTTCAGCACCAAACGCGACATCACCCGCGCGGTGAACGGCGTGAACTTCGAGGTCGAGCCCGGCGAACTCGTCGGGTACCTCGGCCCGAACGGCGCCGGCAAGTCGACGACCATCAAGATGCTGACCGGGATCCTCACCCCGACGTCCGGCGTCTGCCGGGTCGCAGGGCTGGAGCCGTCCCGGGACCGCGCCCGGAACGCCCGCAACATCGGCGTGGTGTTCGGTCAGCGGACGCAGCTCTGGTACGACCTCCCACTCCGCGACTCGTTCGAAGTACTGGCGGACCTGTACAACCTGGACCGGGCGACGTATCGCAAGGTGTCGGCCTGTTCACCGAGCTGCTCGACCTGTCGGACTTCCTGGAGACACCGGTGCGCTCGCTGTCGCTCGGCCAGCGGATGCGTGGCGACCTGGTCGCCGCGATGCTGCACGAACCGTCGATCCTGTTCCTCGACGAGCCGACGGTCGGGCTGGACGTGGTCGCCAAGGCGCGGCTGA
- a CDS encoding AAA family ATPase: MSLGQRMRGDLVAAMLHEPSILFLDEPTVGLDVVAKARLTEFIAETNRTAGTTVVLTTHDMDDVERLCQRIIVIDSGTVLYDGDLSRLKERFMPYRLLVLTLAERSIRRVADIPFATEVDSAAVGTVLAYPDRSVVLRFDPREITTPELIARVSQVYQVDELSIVDPRLTDVISQLYDGLLT, from the coding sequence CTGTCGCTCGGCCAGCGGATGCGTGGCGACCTGGTCGCCGCGATGCTGCACGAACCGTCGATCCTGTTCCTCGACGAGCCGACGGTCGGGCTGGACGTGGTCGCCAAGGCGCGGCTGACCGAGTTCATCGCGGAGACCAACCGGACCGCGGGCACGACCGTTGTGCTGACCACCCACGACATGGACGACGTCGAGCGGCTCTGCCAGCGGATCATCGTGATCGACTCCGGCACCGTCCTGTACGACGGGGACCTGTCGCGGCTGAAAGAACGCTTCATGCCGTACCGGCTCCTCGTCCTCACGCTGGCCGAGCGCAGCATCCGCCGGGTCGCGGACATCCCGTTCGCGACCGAGGTCGACTCCGCCGCGGTCGGCACCGTGCTGGCGTACCCGGACCGCAGCGTCGTACTGCGCTTCGACCCGCGGGAGATCACCACCCCCGAGCTGATCGCCCGGGTGTCGCAGGTCTACCAGGTCGACGAGCTGTCGATCGTCGATCCACGCCTGACGGACGTGATCTCCCAGCTGTACGACGGACTGCTCACGTGA
- a CDS encoding ABC transporter permease, which produces MSTAEQAARIRAFRGMTRAGTRSLLIYRGDLLTGAVTLVIQVVLAIAVWRIVYGDRGPVAGVDVHTAVAYAAIAACLQSVLLPWQFSSLPMRIRNGQIATDLTRPLGLMWQVLGQNFGVLLGRLPLGAIGLAVAGVIGALVLPPSGGAFLLSLVATVAGVLVAMLCNLIVSMVTFWTFEVGGPLIVYRFGSAFLSGSLIPLWFMPGWLRSSVEWLPFQAQVYTPVSIYLGRLRGGEALALVGVQLLWVVVLAVLLELVWRRARHKVVVQGG; this is translated from the coding sequence GTGAGTACGGCGGAGCAGGCGGCGCGGATCAGGGCGTTCCGGGGCATGACCCGGGCCGGGACGCGATCCCTCCTGATCTACCGCGGCGATCTGCTCACCGGCGCGGTGACGCTGGTGATCCAGGTGGTGCTGGCGATCGCGGTCTGGCGGATCGTGTACGGCGACCGGGGGCCGGTCGCCGGTGTGGACGTGCATACGGCGGTCGCGTACGCGGCGATCGCGGCGTGTCTGCAGTCGGTGCTCCTTCCGTGGCAGTTCTCGTCGTTGCCGATGCGGATCCGGAACGGCCAGATCGCGACCGACCTCACCCGGCCGCTCGGCCTGATGTGGCAGGTCCTCGGCCAGAACTTCGGCGTACTGCTCGGCCGGCTGCCGCTCGGCGCGATCGGGCTCGCGGTTGCGGGCGTGATCGGTGCGCTGGTGCTGCCGCCGAGCGGGGGCGCGTTCCTCCTTTCGCTGGTGGCGACGGTGGCCGGCGTCCTGGTGGCGATGTTGTGCAACCTGATCGTGTCGATGGTGACGTTCTGGACGTTCGAGGTCGGCGGGCCGCTGATCGTGTACCGGTTCGGGAGCGCGTTCCTCTCCGGCTCGCTGATCCCGTTGTGGTTCATGCCGGGCTGGCTGCGGTCGTCGGTCGAGTGGCTGCCGTTCCAGGCGCAGGTCTACACCCCGGTGTCGATCTACCTCGGCCGGCTGCGGGGCGGCGAGGCGCTGGCGCTGGTCGGCGTACAGCTGCTGTGGGTCGTCGTACTTGCGGTCCTCCTCGAGCTGGTGTGGCGACGCGCGCGGCACAAGGTGGTGGTGCAGGGTGGCTGA
- a CDS encoding ABC transporter permease, whose translation MAEPSWLRQYLILERAALRAQLQYRVNFWTTLMGGVAFQGTQLLFLGVLLGKFGVIAGWGFPEVAFVFAMRLASHALYVVPFGALMLTDEMVRDGEFDRVLLRPVNPFLQLVTRRFSLMSLGDALLGVGALVIFSRQAPVDWDAVKIAYLLLAVLGGSLIETGIATFFCGLSFVATSTFSLRIFADSSITQFSGYPLTMFGRPAFYAFCTAFPMAFISFLPATVLLHRTSDVPLPIWLTTASPLAGALALTLGYAFFTRMMPKYTSPGS comes from the coding sequence GTGGCTGAGCCGTCGTGGCTCCGGCAGTACCTGATCCTCGAGCGTGCGGCGCTGCGGGCGCAGTTGCAGTACCGCGTGAACTTCTGGACGACGCTGATGGGCGGCGTCGCCTTTCAGGGCACGCAGCTGCTGTTCCTCGGCGTCCTTCTCGGAAAGTTCGGTGTGATCGCGGGCTGGGGTTTCCCCGAGGTCGCCTTCGTGTTCGCGATGCGGCTGGCATCGCACGCGCTGTACGTCGTTCCGTTCGGGGCCTTGATGTTGACCGACGAGATGGTGCGCGACGGCGAGTTCGACCGGGTGCTGTTGCGACCGGTGAACCCGTTCCTGCAGTTGGTCACGCGACGGTTCTCGCTGATGTCGCTCGGCGACGCGCTGCTCGGCGTCGGCGCGCTGGTCATCTTCAGCCGACAGGCACCCGTCGACTGGGACGCGGTCAAGATTGCCTATCTGCTGCTGGCAGTGCTCGGCGGCAGCCTGATCGAGACTGGCATCGCAACCTTCTTCTGCGGACTGTCCTTCGTCGCAACCTCGACGTTCTCCCTCCGGATCTTCGCCGACAGCTCCATCACCCAGTTCTCCGGCTACCCGTTGACCATGTTCGGTCGGCCGGCCTTCTACGCCTTCTGCACCGCCTTCCCGATGGCCTTCATCTCCTTCCTCCCCGCCACCGTCCTCCTGCACCGCACCTCCGACGTCCCGCTCCCCATCTGGCTGACCACCGCCTCCCCCTTGGCCGGCGCCCTCGCTCTGACCCTCGGCTACGCCTTCTTCACCCGGATGATGCCGAAGTACACGAGTCCCGGAAGCTGA
- a CDS encoding GNAT family N-acetyltransferase encodes MTTLAAILRAAERGAFPPPDLGVSVVPPPSERESCVVSFTGHIVIAADVDPAWVAERVPEGDLCAPTNPPFLSALEEFTGRRVSALDAMLLAPALTDPGERTAATAGLTELQDLDHPRVDRAWRYRDDVRVYVDADEGLVLTGRGLADRLECAIEVPPNARRQGHGRRLALAARALIPPDSAVWAQITPGNAASLRTFLAAGYKPVGSEALLLK; translated from the coding sequence ATGACAACTCTTGCTGCCATTCTGCGTGCCGCCGAACGTGGCGCCTTCCCGCCCCCGGATCTCGGCGTCTCGGTCGTACCGCCGCCGTCGGAGCGGGAGTCGTGCGTGGTGTCGTTCACCGGCCACATCGTGATCGCCGCGGACGTCGATCCGGCGTGGGTCGCGGAGCGGGTACCGGAGGGCGACCTGTGCGCGCCGACCAACCCGCCGTTCCTGTCCGCGCTCGAGGAGTTCACCGGCCGCCGGGTCAGCGCACTCGACGCGATGCTGCTCGCCCCGGCCCTCACCGACCCGGGTGAACGCACCGCAGCCACTGCAGGCCTCACCGAACTCCAGGACCTGGACCACCCTCGAGTCGACCGAGCCTGGCGCTACCGCGACGACGTCCGGGTGTACGTCGACGCCGACGAAGGCCTGGTACTGACCGGCCGCGGCCTGGCGGACCGCCTGGAGTGTGCCATCGAAGTACCCCCGAACGCCCGCCGGCAAGGCCACGGCCGCCGCCTCGCGCTGGCGGCCCGAGCCCTGATCCCGCCCGACTCCGCCGTCTGGGCCCAGATCACCCCCGGCAACGCCGCCTCCCTTCGCACGTTCCTGGCGGCCGGCTACAAGCCAGTCGGCTCTGAGGCGCTGCTCCTCAAGTAA
- a CDS encoding hydroxymethylglutaryl-CoA lyase, translated as MREPQLVTAEGLPDRVTIYEVGPRDGLQNESAIVDVAVKAEFIRRLVDAGLTTVETTSFVHPKWVPQLADAAELLEQLDLPDGVRAPVLVPNERGLDRALAAGVREIAIFASATETFATKNLNSTLDEQFTMFTPTIQRALDAGLTVRGYVSMCYGDPWEGDVPIDQVVKVGARLVELGCHELSLGDTIGVATPGQVTALIRAFTAAGVPVDKLAVHFHDTYGQALANTVTALREGITTVDSSAGGLGGCPYAESATGNLATEDLLWQLNGLGIHTGVNLEKLVTTSTWMAGQLGKPSPSRVVQALAG; from the coding sequence ATGCGCGAACCGCAGCTGGTCACGGCCGAGGGACTGCCCGACCGGGTCACGATCTACGAGGTCGGCCCGCGCGACGGGTTGCAGAACGAGTCGGCGATCGTCGACGTGGCGGTCAAGGCGGAGTTCATCCGGCGCCTGGTCGACGCCGGGCTGACGACGGTCGAAACGACGAGTTTCGTGCACCCGAAGTGGGTCCCGCAGCTGGCCGACGCGGCTGAGCTCCTCGAACAGCTCGATCTGCCCGACGGCGTCCGCGCCCCGGTCCTGGTCCCGAACGAGCGCGGCCTCGACCGCGCGCTGGCGGCCGGCGTCCGGGAGATCGCGATCTTCGCGAGCGCGACCGAGACGTTCGCGACGAAGAACCTGAACTCGACGCTGGACGAGCAGTTCACGATGTTCACACCGACGATCCAGCGGGCGCTCGACGCCGGGCTGACGGTCCGCGGGTACGTGTCGATGTGTTACGGCGACCCGTGGGAGGGCGACGTACCGATCGACCAGGTGGTCAAGGTCGGCGCGCGCCTCGTCGAGCTCGGCTGCCACGAACTCTCCCTGGGTGACACGATCGGCGTCGCCACGCCGGGCCAGGTCACGGCGCTGATCAGGGCCTTCACCGCCGCAGGCGTCCCTGTGGACAAACTCGCGGTCCACTTCCACGACACGTACGGCCAGGCCCTCGCCAACACCGTCACCGCCCTCCGCGAAGGCATCACCACCGTCGACAGCTCCGCCGGCGGCCTCGGTGGCTGTCCGTACGCCGAGAGCGCCACCGGCAACCTCGCCACCGAAGACCTCCTCTGGCAGCTCAACGGCCTCGGCATCCACACCGGCGTGAACCTCGAAAAGCTCGTCACCACGTCCACCTGGATGGCTGGCCAACTGGGCAAACCCTCCCCGAGCCGAGTGGTCCAGGCGCTGGCCGGCTGA
- a CDS encoding helix-turn-helix transcriptional regulator, with amino-acid sequence MSAQRVELGEFLKARRARVAPEDVGLPGGGRRRTPGLRREELAQLAGVGVTWYTWLEQGRPINASGQVLDAVASTLRLTPVEREHLYRLAEATPMRLPRMTDCASEAVFEEIVDGLDPLPAVITNTRFDIVRANRAYHDLFHDWHQLPCIHQNLLWCIVTEPTAREQLLNYDTEVPYLVGRLRSAYGEHVGDPDWETDLARLRSICPEFEQLWSRHEVSACTSRHRRINNPRAGELNLIVTELAVSAHPDLVLFVETPADAETRAKLPLTRRETANQSA; translated from the coding sequence GTGAGTGCGCAGCGGGTTGAGCTTGGGGAGTTCTTGAAGGCGCGGCGGGCGCGGGTTGCGCCTGAGGACGTCGGCCTGCCCGGGGGTGGGCGGCGGCGGACGCCGGGGCTGCGGCGGGAGGAGTTGGCACAGCTGGCGGGCGTCGGCGTGACTTGGTACACGTGGCTGGAGCAGGGGCGGCCGATCAACGCCAGTGGGCAGGTGCTGGACGCGGTGGCGTCGACGTTGCGGTTGACACCGGTGGAGCGGGAGCACCTGTACCGGCTGGCCGAGGCGACGCCGATGCGGTTGCCGCGGATGACGGACTGCGCGAGTGAGGCGGTGTTCGAGGAGATCGTCGACGGGCTGGATCCGCTGCCGGCGGTGATCACCAACACCCGGTTCGACATCGTCCGGGCGAACCGCGCGTACCACGACCTGTTCCACGACTGGCACCAGCTGCCCTGTATCCATCAGAACCTGCTCTGGTGCATCGTCACCGAGCCGACCGCGCGCGAGCAACTACTCAACTACGACACCGAGGTGCCGTACCTGGTCGGTCGGCTGCGGTCGGCGTACGGCGAGCACGTCGGCGACCCGGACTGGGAGACGGACCTGGCCCGGCTGCGGTCGATCTGCCCCGAGTTCGAGCAGCTATGGTCGCGGCACGAGGTCTCGGCCTGTACGTCGAGGCACCGCCGGATCAACAACCCGCGGGCCGGCGAGCTGAACCTGATCGTCACCGAGCTCGCCGTCTCGGCACACCCCGACCTGGTGCTGTTCGTGGAAACCCCCGCCGACGCGGAAACCCGCGCCAAACTCCCCCTCACCCGGCGGGAGACTGCGAATCAGTCAGCGTGA
- a CDS encoding EcsC family protein: MAGVARFVASSLAPAAQRFAPTAAGGMLRQILEVAIDGYQRFPGAERIADNKLERCGGDVTLAIEAVIDQHIRLAGVQGFATSIGGLVTLPVALPANLTGLAVVQCRMVAAIAHLRGYDLDDPRVRTAVITCLLGEDGVTARLKKSSLVSSPLAIATAPVFDPELDRQVSGEVVAELIGRISGKRMAITVTRRVPLLGGAVGAGVDGWSTYRVGQFADKSLVRRIRRPIEP; the protein is encoded by the coding sequence GTGGCCGGAGTAGCCAGGTTCGTCGCCAGTAGTCTTGCGCCCGCAGCCCAGCGGTTCGCCCCGACGGCAGCGGGCGGCATGTTGCGTCAGATCCTCGAGGTCGCGATCGACGGGTACCAGCGGTTCCCGGGCGCGGAGCGGATCGCGGACAACAAGCTGGAGCGCTGCGGCGGGGACGTGACGCTCGCGATCGAGGCGGTCATCGACCAGCACATCCGGCTCGCCGGCGTCCAAGGGTTCGCGACCAGCATCGGCGGTCTCGTGACGCTACCGGTCGCGCTGCCCGCCAACCTGACCGGTCTCGCGGTCGTGCAGTGCCGGATGGTGGCGGCGATCGCCCATCTGCGCGGGTACGACCTGGACGATCCACGCGTCCGGACGGCGGTGATCACTTGCCTGCTCGGCGAGGACGGGGTGACCGCGCGGCTGAAGAAGTCCAGCCTGGTGTCCTCCCCGCTGGCGATCGCGACCGCGCCTGTGTTCGACCCGGAGCTCGACCGGCAGGTGTCCGGCGAGGTCGTCGCGGAGCTGATCGGCCGGATCAGCGGCAAGCGGATGGCCATCACCGTCACCCGGCGGGTGCCGCTGCTCGGCGGTGCGGTGGGCGCCGGCGTCGACGGCTGGTCGACGTACCGTGTCGGTCAGTTCGCGGACAAGAGCCTGGTCCGACGCATCCGCCGACCGATCGAGCCGTGA
- the aat gene encoding leucyl/phenylalanyl-tRNA--protein transferase: MVAGGADLAPGTVLAAYRRGLFPMPDHRGSVLWWSPVDRGVIDVAGYQPSRSLRRARAKFEIRVDTAFDQVIRACADPRRPGSWIDRDIIASYTELHRLGWVHSVEAWNGDELAGGLYGVAIGGLFAGESMFHHQTDGSKAAVAGTIELLNDEYAADRVFDIQWVTDHLATLGAASIPRETYVRRVVRAVDVPLPKAFS, translated from the coding sequence GTGGTTGCGGGGGGTGCCGATCTCGCGCCGGGGACGGTGCTGGCGGCGTACCGGCGGGGGCTGTTCCCGATGCCGGACCATCGCGGCTCGGTGCTCTGGTGGTCGCCGGTCGACCGTGGGGTGATCGACGTCGCCGGGTACCAGCCGTCGCGGTCGCTGCGGCGGGCGCGGGCGAAGTTCGAGATCCGGGTGGACACCGCGTTCGACCAGGTGATCCGCGCGTGTGCGGACCCGCGCCGCCCCGGTTCGTGGATCGACCGCGACATCATCGCGTCGTACACCGAGCTGCACCGGCTCGGCTGGGTGCACTCGGTCGAGGCCTGGAACGGCGACGAACTGGCCGGCGGGTTGTACGGCGTGGCGATCGGCGGGCTGTTCGCGGGCGAGTCGATGTTCCACCACCAGACCGACGGGTCGAAGGCCGCCGTCGCGGGCACGATCGAGCTGCTGAACGACGAGTACGCCGCCGACCGGGTGTTCGACATCCAGTGGGTGACCGACCACCTCGCCACGCTCGGCGCGGCCTCGATCCCGCGCGAGACCTACGTACGACGGGTCGTGCGCGCCGTCGACGTACCGCTGCCGAAGGCCTTCAGCTGA
- a CDS encoding TetR/AcrR family transcriptional regulator: MNAGRTARERARAELTDEIKTVARQQLATVGAEALSLRAISRELGMVSSALYRYFASRDELLTALIIDAYDALGEAAEGAATGDDPIEEWLAIYAAVRGWARTYPQEYALIYGSPISGYQAPQTTVEPASRVPLALLGLLQRAQAAGRLSVPGDAPEPEGTLARQTEVLLALAPDVPAAVLVRAVIVWTQLFGMISFELFGQLVGSMDPADAFFASAARQMAAFVGLS, from the coding sequence ATGAACGCCGGACGTACTGCCCGTGAACGTGCCCGGGCCGAGCTGACCGACGAGATCAAGACGGTCGCCAGGCAGCAGTTGGCGACCGTCGGCGCCGAGGCGCTCTCGCTGCGGGCGATCTCCCGCGAGCTCGGGATGGTGTCGTCGGCGCTGTACCGGTACTTCGCGAGCCGCGACGAGCTGCTCACCGCGCTGATCATCGACGCGTACGACGCGCTCGGCGAGGCGGCCGAGGGCGCGGCGACCGGGGACGATCCGATCGAGGAGTGGCTCGCGATCTACGCCGCCGTACGGGGGTGGGCGCGGACTTATCCACAGGAGTACGCGCTGATCTACGGCTCCCCGATCAGCGGGTACCAGGCGCCGCAGACGACGGTCGAGCCGGCGTCGCGGGTGCCGCTGGCGCTGCTCGGGTTGTTGCAGCGGGCGCAGGCGGCCGGACGACTGTCCGTGCCGGGGGATGCACCGGAGCCCGAGGGCACGTTGGCCCGGCAGACGGAGGTGCTGCTCGCGCTGGCGCCGGACGTTCCGGCGGCGGTGCTGGTACGCGCGGTGATCGTGTGGACGCAGCTGTTCGGCATGATCAGCTTCGAGCTGTTCGGTCAGCTGGTCGGGTCGATGGATCCGGCGGACGCGTTCTTCGCGTCGGCCGCGCGGCAGATGGCGGCGTTCGTCGGGCTCAGCTGA
- a CDS encoding nitroreductase family deazaflavin-dependent oxidoreductase — translation MTEYKQTYDSKRVITDKEGSMRVFNRIVARLTKLGLSLMGSRVLSVQGRKSGEWRSTPVNLLVIDGQRYLVAPRGHTQWVKNLRASGTGRLQLGGKVETFHAEELADADKLPALRLYLKKWAWEVGAFFGGDVTKNSPDEVLRHIAPGVPVFKIS, via the coding sequence ATGACCGAGTACAAGCAGACCTACGACAGCAAGCGCGTGATCACCGACAAAGAGGGCAGCATGCGGGTGTTCAACCGGATCGTCGCGCGGCTGACGAAGCTCGGGCTGAGCCTGATGGGCAGCCGGGTGCTCTCGGTGCAGGGTCGCAAGTCCGGCGAGTGGCGCAGTACGCCGGTGAACCTGCTGGTCATCGACGGGCAGCGGTACCTGGTCGCGCCGCGCGGCCACACCCAGTGGGTGAAGAACCTGCGCGCCAGCGGCACCGGCCGGCTGCAGCTCGGCGGCAAGGTGGAGACGTTCCACGCCGAGGAGCTCGCCGACGCCGACAAGCTGCCCGCGCTGCGGCTCTACCTGAAGAAGTGGGCCTGGGAGGTCGGCGCATTCTTCGGCGGCGACGTCACCAAGAACTCCCCCGACGAGGTGCTGCGGCACATCGCCCCGGGCGTCCCGGTCTTCAAGATCAGCTAG